The Vicia villosa cultivar HV-30 ecotype Madison, WI linkage group LG1, Vvil1.0, whole genome shotgun sequence genome includes a region encoding these proteins:
- the LOC131620287 gene encoding thaumatin-like protein 1b gives MAITRVALCLSFAFFFYVVGGAKVTFTNKCGYTVWPGTLTGDQKPQLSTTGFVLDPQGTNSVDLPSPWSGRFWARTGCSNNNGKFSCATADCASGQVECNGAGAVPPATLVEITVASNGGQDFYDVSNVDGFNVPMSVTPQGGSGDCKTSSCPANINTVCPDELQVKGSDGSVIACQSACLKFNTDEYCCRGSHNTAATCPASSYATTFKNQCPDAYSYAYDDKTGTFTCNGGPSYAITFCP, from the exons ATGGCAATTACTCGTGTTGCTCTCTGCCTTAGCTTTGCATTCTTCTTCTATG TGGTTGGAGGAGCCAAAGTGACATTCACAAACAAATGTGGATACACTGTATGGCCAGGAACACTAACTGGAGACCAAAAGCCTCAACTTTCAACAACTGGTTTTGTATTGGATCCTCAAGGAACCAACTCGGTGGACCTTCCTTCTCCATGGTCAGGTCGGTTTTGGGCCCGTACCGGATGCTCAAACAACAACGGAAAGTTTAGCTGCGCCACGGCCGATTGCGCATCTGGTCAAGTTGAGTGCAACGGTGCTGGCGCAGTTCCACCAGCAACTTTGGTTGAAATTACAGTAGCTTCAAATGGAGGACAAGATTTCTATGATGTGAGCAACGTCGACGGGTTCAACGTGCCGATGTCCGTAACTCCACAAGGTGGGAGTGGTGATTGCAAAACCTCGAGCTGTCCAGCGAATATCAACACAGTGTGTCCCGATGAGCTTCAAGTGAAAGGCTCAGATGGAAGTGTGATTGCTTGTCAGAGTGCTTGTTTGAAGTTTAATACAGATGAGTATTGTTGTCGTGGAAGTCACAATACAGCGGCTACATGTCCAGCCTCAAGTTACGCTACGACTTTTAAGAACCAATGTCCTGATGCTTATAGTTATGCTTACGATGATAAGACTGGAACTTTCACTTGCAATGGTGGACCTAGCTATGCTATCACCTTCTGTCCTTAA